The following proteins are co-located in the Anaerolineae bacterium genome:
- a CDS encoding diguanylate cyclase gives MNNNILIVDDDAGVRKLLHDFIELSEFDVFSASSGEEALELLKTTNISVAIIDIIMPGINGLELTGLIKKNYDTDVIIMTGYSDKYSYEEAISNGASDIIFKPMHLEELLLRLKRVFKERQLTKERTKIVKKLEELAITDELTQLYNSRYFFRQLDTETYRCKRYKHPLSLLFLDVDNFKKYNDTHGHIQGDKVLTRLGRIIKSCLRTMDSAYRYGGEEFTVILPETKCEEAFIVATRIKKLMETEKFIPVPGNIVNLTISIGVTRYHPDERISSFVERADKAMYIAKQKGKNQVAFLSC, from the coding sequence ATGAATAACAATATATTAATAGTCGACGACGACGCAGGTGTTAGAAAATTGCTACATGATTTCATAGAATTGTCAGAATTCGATGTTTTCAGTGCTTCCAGTGGCGAGGAGGCTCTCGAATTATTAAAAACAACTAATATTTCCGTTGCAATAATCGATATAATAATGCCTGGGATAAATGGTCTTGAGCTTACAGGCTTAATAAAGAAAAACTATGATACAGATGTCATCATAATGACCGGTTACAGCGATAAATACTCTTATGAAGAGGCAATCAGCAATGGTGCAAGCGATATTATTTTTAAACCAATGCACCTTGAGGAGCTGCTGCTGAGGTTAAAAAGAGTATTTAAAGAAAGACAACTCACAAAAGAACGTACAAAAATAGTAAAAAAACTTGAAGAACTTGCAATAACCGACGAACTGACACAACTTTATAATTCGAGGTATTTTTTCAGACAATTGGACACGGAGACTTACAGGTGCAAGCGTTACAAGCATCCACTTTCACTTCTATTTTTAGATGTTGATAATTTTAAAAAATACAACGATACCCACGGACACATTCAAGGTGATAAGGTTCTGACTAGACTCGGCCGGATAATCAAATCTTGTCTCAGAACAATGGACTCTGCTTATAGATATGGTGGAGAAGAATTTACCGTTATCCTTCCGGAAACAAAATGCGAAGAAGCGTTTATTGTTGCAACAAGAATAAAAAAATTGATGGAAACTGAAAAATTTATACCAGTACCCGGCAACATAGTTAACCTGACTATAAGTATAGGTGTCACAAGATATCACCCTGATGAACGAATTTCAAGCTTTGTTGAAAGAGCGGATAAAGCGATGTATATTGCCAAACAAAAAGGTAAAAACCAAGTTGCCTTTTTGTCTTGCTGA
- the nadC gene encoding carboxylating nicotinate-nucleotide diphosphorylase, producing MYLMQDLIKTALKEDIGSGDITTDNLVANDAGGHGVIVAREKAVIAGLDIAYRVFEQLDPKIIFKPECKDGDTVMDGGIVLRVEGKLQSLLIGERTALNFLQHLSGIATHVRSYVDRLANKKVRLVDTRKTTPGLRVLEKYAVRVGGAFNHRMGLYDGVLIKDNHIAACGGITKAVKRIRNNISHLIKIEVEVSSLDEVKEAVEAGADVIMLDNMDIDRMKQSIKHIDGRALVEVSGRVTIERLNSLADIGVDIISAGALTHSARSVDLSMRIK from the coding sequence ATGTATTTAATGCAAGATTTGATTAAAACAGCTCTAAAAGAGGATATCGGGTCAGGGGATATTACTACGGATAATCTTGTGGCTAATGATGCAGGAGGACATGGTGTAATCGTTGCCAGGGAAAAGGCTGTAATTGCCGGGCTTGACATTGCTTACCGGGTTTTTGAACAACTTGATCCGAAAATTATTTTCAAGCCCGAGTGCAAAGACGGCGATACTGTTATGGATGGCGGAATTGTTCTAAGGGTTGAAGGAAAACTTCAAAGTCTTCTGATCGGTGAACGAACCGCTTTAAATTTTCTGCAGCACCTTTCCGGGATTGCCACACATGTGCGTTCATATGTGGATAGGCTTGCAAATAAAAAGGTTCGCCTTGTTGATACACGTAAAACAACGCCGGGATTAAGGGTTTTAGAAAAATATGCTGTTCGTGTCGGCGGAGCCTTTAATCACAGAATGGGACTTTATGACGGTGTTTTGATCAAGGATAATCACATAGCTGCTTGCGGCGGTATAACAAAGGCTGTTAAACGCATCAGAAACAATATCTCTCATCTTATTAAAATAGAGGTCGAGGTTTCCAGCCTGGATGAAGTAAAAGAGGCTGTAGAGGCCGGCGCCGATGTTATCATGTTAGACAACATGGACATAGACAGGATGAAACAATCAATTAAACATATTGACGGAAGGGCTTTGGTCGAAGTCTCCGGTCGGGTAACGATAGAACGCCTTAATAGTCTGGCAGATATCGGTGTGGATATTATCTCTGCCGGAGCTCTTACCCACTCGGCAAGAAGCGTGGACTTGAGCATGCGTATTAAGTAA
- the rfbD gene encoding dTDP-4-dehydrorhamnose reductase translates to MKEKNIKILVIGSEGQLGWELQRQGQLFGFEIIGLDLPQVDITNIIQVENALSAYQPVLIVNAAAYTNVDRAESESDLAFAVNSDGPDNLAGACAKANLPFIHISTDYVFDGQKKSPYIETDQVAPLGVYGKSKEQGEKMVRSRTEKHIILRTSWLYGVHGNNFVKTMLRLGREKKTIRVVSDQYGCPTSAADLAATVLIIAGLIISISPKIIWGTYHYCGQGITTWHEFAEAVFKIAGRHDAMKVEKIEPIKTIDYPTSAKRPLFSALDCSLIEKSLGIKAKSWHESLKLTIDRLFTAEPERPK, encoded by the coding sequence ATAAAGGAGAAAAACATTAAAATTTTAGTAATTGGATCAGAGGGGCAGCTTGGATGGGAGCTTCAAAGACAGGGCCAACTCTTTGGTTTTGAGATAATCGGCCTTGATCTTCCTCAAGTAGATATAACAAACATAATCCAGGTGGAAAATGCTCTGTCCGCTTATCAGCCGGTTCTTATAGTTAACGCCGCCGCTTACACGAATGTTGACAGAGCGGAATCTGAATCGGACCTTGCCTTTGCGGTAAACAGTGACGGGCCGGACAATCTTGCCGGAGCTTGCGCAAAAGCAAATCTGCCGTTTATTCATATATCTACCGATTATGTCTTTGACGGTCAAAAAAAGAGCCCGTATATTGAGACGGATCAGGTCGCTCCCCTTGGTGTTTATGGCAAAAGCAAGGAACAGGGGGAAAAAATGGTTCGTTCCCGAACAGAGAAACATATTATTTTGCGTACCTCATGGCTGTATGGTGTGCATGGGAATAATTTTGTAAAAACCATGCTGAGGCTCGGCAGGGAAAAAAAGACCATAAGGGTTGTGAGTGATCAATACGGGTGTCCAACCAGCGCCGCGGATCTGGCTGCAACTGTTTTGATAATTGCCGGTCTAATAATAAGCATTTCACCAAAAATTATCTGGGGAACTTACCATTATTGCGGGCAGGGAATAACAACATGGCATGAGTTTGCGGAAGCTGTATTTAAAATTGCCGGCAGGCATGATGCAATGAAAGTAGAAAAGATAGAACCCATCAAAACCATTGACTATCCGACTTCGGCAAAAAGACCTCTTTTTTCCGCCCTTGACTGCTCCCTGATAGAAAAGAGCCTTGGAATTAAAGCCAAATCATGGCACGAGAGCCTGAAACTTACCATTGATCGTTTATTCACCGCAGAGCCGGAGAGGCCAAAATAA
- a CDS encoding penicillin-binding protein 1A, which translates to MEPKNRKKALILFILIAGVVSGAIAGAIFAITSDFPQIRSLETYSPPAVTRIYSADKKVLAELFIEKRDPVLLKDIPCFLKEAMVATEDRSFYKHSGVDLKGIMRAVIKDILAGEFVEGASTITQQLAKTLFLTSRKTLVRKIKEAVLAFQLERRYTKDEILQMYLNQVYFGSGAYGVESAARIFFGKSAKDLSLSECALIAGMPRAPSRYSPLINKELALKRRNIILKQMKDTGIITASACDEAVKEPVIAGEQSEKETGAGYFIEHVKASLEEVIGSSRLYKGGLTVYTTLSFKLQKAAEDAVAKGLIALETRMKSQGDPYPQGALITLDLRTGGILAMVGGRDFSKSPFNRAVSARRQPGSAFKPVVYAYAIEQGFPQNMMILDAPVAFKGAKNGKDWAPENFSGKYMGEITLRTALAVSENIPAIRLMEMLGPNSVARFGRSLGIESPLSPDLSLALGTSETTLIDLTSAYAVFPNRGERIEPFGVTEVHDDNGRIVWQVKPQKRAVMSRAGAAIMTDMLSTVIQEGTGRKARVIECPVAGKTGTTNQYKDALFIGFSPSIATGVWVGMDANKTLGNLETGALAALPIWIELMTQALADSPFQYFDIPDDVIKVRIDPVTGLRASDNSTHTATALFKKGTEPRE; encoded by the coding sequence TTGGAACCGAAAAACAGAAAAAAAGCGCTTATTTTATTTATACTGATTGCAGGGGTTGTATCCGGAGCTATTGCAGGAGCTATTTTCGCGATAACCAGCGATTTTCCCCAGATACGATCCCTTGAAACATACAGCCCGCCTGCTGTAACACGTATATATTCGGCTGATAAAAAGGTTCTTGCAGAACTTTTTATTGAAAAAAGGGATCCCGTGCTGCTGAAAGATATCCCCTGTTTCCTTAAAGAGGCCATGGTTGCAACGGAAGACAGGAGCTTTTACAAACACAGCGGCGTTGATCTGAAAGGTATCATGAGGGCGGTAATAAAGGATATCCTGGCCGGAGAGTTTGTTGAAGGGGCAAGCACAATCACCCAGCAGCTTGCAAAGACACTCTTTTTAACGTCAAGAAAAACCCTTGTGCGGAAAATCAAGGAAGCTGTTCTGGCCTTTCAGCTTGAGCGGCGGTATACAAAAGACGAGATACTTCAGATGTACTTAAACCAGGTATACTTTGGAAGCGGCGCATACGGCGTGGAATCTGCCGCAAGAATATTTTTTGGAAAGTCTGCAAAAGATCTGAGTTTATCCGAATGTGCGTTAATAGCCGGTATGCCCAGGGCTCCTTCGAGGTATTCCCCTCTGATTAATAAGGAGCTTGCATTAAAACGCAGAAACATTATTCTTAAACAGATGAAGGATACAGGCATAATCACGGCATCAGCCTGTGACGAAGCTGTAAAAGAACCGGTTATTGCCGGGGAACAAAGCGAAAAAGAGACAGGGGCAGGTTACTTTATTGAGCATGTTAAAGCTTCTCTGGAAGAGGTTATAGGCTCGTCAAGGCTTTATAAGGGTGGACTCACAGTTTATACAACCCTTTCTTTTAAACTTCAGAAGGCGGCCGAAGATGCGGTTGCAAAGGGTTTGATTGCCCTTGAAACAAGGATGAAAAGCCAAGGGGACCCCTATCCTCAGGGTGCGCTTATAACGCTGGATCTGCGGACAGGCGGTATTCTTGCAATGGTCGGCGGCAGGGACTTTTCCAAAAGCCCTTTTAACAGAGCTGTAAGCGCCAGGAGACAGCCAGGGTCTGCGTTTAAACCGGTTGTTTACGCTTACGCGATTGAGCAGGGCTTTCCGCAAAATATGATGATACTCGATGCTCCTGTGGCCTTTAAAGGGGCAAAAAACGGAAAAGACTGGGCTCCTGAAAACTTTTCCGGAAAATATATGGGAGAAATAACCTTAAGAACAGCTCTTGCTGTTTCAGAAAATATACCTGCGATCAGACTCATGGAGATGCTGGGCCCTAATTCCGTTGCGCGCTTTGGCCGCAGTCTCGGCATTGAATCTCCGCTTTCCCCGGATCTGTCCCTGGCTCTTGGCACATCGGAAACAACTCTTATTGATTTGACTTCCGCCTATGCTGTTTTCCCGAACAGGGGGGAAAGAATAGAGCCGTTTGGCGTAACTGAAGTGCATGACGACAATGGACGGATTGTCTGGCAGGTAAAACCTCAAAAAAGAGCGGTCATGTCACGCGCCGGTGCGGCCATAATGACGGATATGCTGAGCACTGTTATTCAGGAGGGCACCGGAAGGAAAGCACGTGTTATCGAATGTCCTGTTGCTGGGAAAACAGGCACCACAAATCAGTACAAAGACGCTCTTTTTATCGGCTTTTCTCCCTCAATTGCAACAGGAGTATGGGTGGGCATGGATGCAAACAAAACTCTCGGGAATCTGGAAACAGGAGCCCTGGCAGCTCTTCCGATATGGATTGAATTAATGACACAGGCGCTTGCAGACAGTCCTTTTCAATACTTTGATATTCCGGATGATGTAATAAAGGTGCGCATCGATCCTGTAACCGGCCTGCGCGCATCCGATAATTCAACACACACGGCAACAGCCCTTTTTAAAAAAGGAACAGAACCAAGGGAATAA
- a CDS encoding U32 family peptidase produces MSKNKVELLAPAGNFEKFEIAMHYGADAVYLAGKDFSLRNKSGNFTFDEIQKAVNIAHGRNVKIYVVCNIYSRNYEQQAISDYLHEIGAIGPDAVIISDPGIFLESRLIMPQVPVHLSTQANTTNYKTVLFWQNLGVKRVNVARELSLKEIKEIAMRNLAEVEAFVHGAMCISYSGRCLLSSFMADRDSNRGLCSHPCRWKYSVVEELRPGKYMPVFEDDRGSYIFNSRDLCMIEHIPEMIESGIDSLKIEGRMKGINYIASAVKVYREAIDSYYADPAGYKVKDEWIKELAGINNRGYCTGFYFGDPEQVSPNYKNLNPSNRRLFIGKVCESNGGNGVNIEVRNKFYKGDNVEILSRTGPARQDKIDDIFDENSRPLSHAQPGSIVTINITTKCFPNDLIRKVIL; encoded by the coding sequence ATGTCAAAAAATAAGGTCGAGCTTCTTGCGCCGGCAGGCAATTTTGAAAAGTTTGAAATTGCAATGCATTATGGGGCCGATGCAGTCTATCTTGCGGGCAAGGATTTCAGTCTCAGGAACAAGTCCGGGAATTTTACCTTTGATGAAATTCAAAAAGCCGTGAACATTGCGCATGGCAGAAATGTTAAAATATATGTGGTGTGCAACATATACTCCAGAAATTACGAACAGCAGGCAATCAGCGATTATCTTCATGAAATCGGCGCAATCGGTCCTGATGCCGTCATAATTTCAGATCCGGGGATATTTCTTGAGTCGCGGCTTATCATGCCTCAAGTACCGGTGCATCTCAGCACCCAGGCAAACACAACCAACTATAAAACCGTTTTATTCTGGCAAAATCTTGGCGTGAAAAGAGTAAATGTGGCAAGGGAGCTCTCCTTAAAAGAGATAAAGGAGATCGCCATGCGCAACCTGGCGGAGGTTGAGGCCTTTGTGCACGGGGCCATGTGTATCTCCTATTCAGGAAGATGTCTTCTCAGCAGTTTTATGGCTGACAGGGACAGCAACCGCGGGCTTTGTTCCCACCCGTGCAGATGGAAATATTCGGTTGTTGAAGAGTTAAGGCCCGGCAAATATATGCCTGTATTTGAAGATGATCGCGGCTCATATATCTTCAACTCAAGAGATTTGTGCATGATAGAACATATTCCTGAAATGATCGAATCAGGAATAGACTCCTTAAAAATAGAAGGGCGGATGAAAGGGATCAACTACATTGCCTCGGCCGTAAAGGTATACAGGGAGGCGATCGATTCATATTATGCTGATCCAGCGGGTTACAAGGTAAAGGATGAGTGGATAAAAGAGCTTGCCGGCATTAATAACCGGGGTTATTGCACAGGTTTTTATTTTGGCGATCCGGAACAGGTGTCTCCGAATTATAAAAATCTCAACCCGTCAAACAGACGCCTGTTTATTGGCAAGGTATGTGAAAGCAATGGCGGAAACGGTGTGAATATTGAGGTCAGAAACAAATTCTACAAAGGTGATAATGTCGAAATTTTAAGCAGAACAGGTCCGGCCAGGCAGGATAAAATAGATGATATCTTTGATGAAAACAGCCGGCCCTTATCGCATGCCCAGCCCGGAAGCATTGTAACCATCAACATCACCACCAAGTGCTTTCCAAATGATCTGATAAGAAAAGTAATACTCTAA